tacaatacaacatgtaacaatcatccaaacaaggtgttggttagtaatattttcaacgtattaaaaaaaatatgaaaagtaaaatGGACAGGAGGAAGTATCTAGGTGGTACTAagttactaattaattaatgaggACCCTTAATTTAATGGTCAATCTTGGCCAGCTAGTCAATGGTTTTGGACATTCACTAGCTAGTGTCAATGTTCGAATATACTctttatcataattcatatcatATTCAATTTAAGATCATCTTATAAATACTTAGTGCAGCTAATTCATTCATATAAAAAAGTTGGTCCTTCTTATTATTCATTTCTCCTTCTATGGCAACCCAACAACTTGAGTCCAAATGGGAAGGCAAATCCATTGCAAATCTAAAACATCCCAAAGCAGAACAAGTATGGCCACTCCTTGAAGATTTCTGCAACTTCCACCATTGGCTACCAAACATTGACGCATGTCACCAAATGAATAGTGATAATAAAGATGAAATTATCCGCTATTGCGCTAGCAGTACCAAGCCCCCATCGTCATCAGACGATGGAGAAGCGATCGTCAAGTGGTGTCACGAGAAGTTGTTGACAGTTGATAAGATAGAGCGATGTCTAAGCTATGAGGTCTTAAACAATAATATTGGGATCAAGTCTTATGTATCTACGTTGAAAGTATTGGCATCGGATGGTAATGATGAGAACGGGTGCCAGATTGAATGGTCGTTCGTTGCTGATCCAGTTGATGGGTTGACTTTGGAATTATTTTTGGGTTATGTTGACTCATCCCTACAAGGCATGGCTGAAAATATTGAGAATGCTTTAGAATCGTCTAAGTTAGGTGATTTTGCGAGTTCTAATTAATAAGCCTGTtaaatatgatgatgatgagtaATAAAAGACCTGTAtgcaatattttaatttggattAGACAGATATGCAGtgttttattttgagaaatggaTAGTAGTTTACTGATTGCTGCTCCCTCTATGTGACATAATAGTATTTGTTCTAAAAAGATATCATACAAAAAGATGGACTACAGGTTTGGGTCATAGTTCAATGATGTTTTTAGCTTAAAACTTATCATATCAAATACAGAATCAAGACTAATTCTTGAGTACGAGCCTGGTATAATGGTTCTTTCTACTAACGTTtaattgatagaaaaaaaataatctttaccAAACATATCAGTTGTAGAGAAGATTGTGTTGTGTTCATAGAATACATAGTAGTGGCCAACGAGTCTAACGATCAGCCAACAGAGGCAACACTAGTTTTTTACTACTACACACTATACAAGCTTAGATAATCGGAATCATCTTTCTGATTCCATTGGAGAAGCAGGAAGCTaaaaataaagtaggataactgatcaaataaataaatataacagCATCCCCTTGATCAATCAAAACACTAATTATTTAGAAAACTAGCACTGACTATACACATTTTCAAGATTGCCAGAATCTAACTTCTTGTGCATCCAATCAATGATATCCTGGGCAATTTCTTCACGCTCAGGCTCGAATAGAAGATCGTGCAAGAATCCATCATAAAGTTTAATGTCCTTGAATTCAGAAGCAGCCTCATTGTACAAATCTTGAGAAGCCAATGGATCAGTGACTCTATCAGCAGATCCATGAAGGACTAAGAATGGGACAGTGACAGACTTGAAGTTCCTCATCAAGTAAGAGGAGATGCGCAGAATCTCATGTCCTGTCCTCACCCTCAAAGGCCCAGTATACACTAGAGGGTCAGAATACTTAGCCACCAGTGCTGCAGGATCCCTTGAAACAGGGATTCCCCTTTTGTGAGAACCTTTGAACTG
This genomic stretch from Solanum stenotomum isolate F172 chromosome 10, ASM1918654v1, whole genome shotgun sequence harbors:
- the LOC125842518 gene encoding lachrymatory-factor synthase-like produces the protein MATQQLESKWEGKSIANLKHPKAEQVWPLLEDFCNFHHWLPNIDACHQMNSDNKDEIIRYCASSTKPPSSSDDGEAIVKWCHEKLLTVDKIERCLSYEVLNNNIGIKSYVSTLKVLASDGNDENGCQIEWSFVADPVDGLTLELFLGYVDSSLQGMAENIENALESSKLGDFASSN